In the Manis javanica isolate MJ-LG chromosome 12, MJ_LKY, whole genome shotgun sequence genome, one interval contains:
- the ICOS gene encoding inducible T-cell costimulator → MKSDLWYIFLFCFQVEVLTGEIKDSAKSEMFTFHNGGVQILCKYPEMVWQFKMQLLKGTQILCDLSKTKGSGNTVSVKNPKFCQSELSNNSVSFFLYNLDSSHASYYTCKLSIFDPPPFLEILSKEYLNIYESQLCCQLKFWFPIGCAALVVLYIFGCIFICWLTKKKYRPSAHDPNSEYMFMAAVKTAKKPGRADVTHNSEFSGTPA, encoded by the exons ATGAAGTCAGACCTCTGGTAcatctttctcttctgcttccaGGTTGAAGTTCTAACAG GAGAAATCAAGGATTCTGCCAAGTCTGAGATGTTTACATTTCATAATGGAGGTGTGCAAATTTTATGCAAATACCCTGAGATGGTCTGGCAATTTAAAATGCAGTTGCTGAAGGGGACGCAAATACTCTGTGATCTCTCTAAGACAAAGGGAAGTGGAAACACGGTGTCCGTTAAGAATCCGAAATTCTGTCAGTCTGAGTTATCCAACAACagtgtctctttttttctgtacaaCTTGGACAGTTCACATGCCAGCTATTACACCTGCAAACTATCCATTTTTGATCCTCCTCCTTTTCTAGAGATTCTTAGtaaagaatatttgaatatttacg AATCCCAGCTTTGTTGCCAACTGAAGTTCTGGTTTCCCATAGGATGTGCGGCTTTGGTTGTACTCTACATttttgggtgcatatttatttgtTGGCTTACAAAAAAG AAGTACCGACCCAGTGCGCATGACCCTAATAGTGAGTACATGTTCATGGCAGCAGTGAAAACAGCTAAAAAACCTGGACGTGCAG ATGTGACCCATAACTCAGAATTCTCTGGCACCCCAGCGTGA